One Orrella dioscoreae genomic window carries:
- the nth gene encoding endonuclease III: MNPTKRREIFHRLQTANPTPTTELEYETPFQLLIAVLLSAQATDKSVNLATRKFFPRHGTPEGLLALGEEGVADFIKTIGLFRTKAKNVIATCEKLLREHDGQVPRDREALEALPGVGRKTANVVLNTAFGEPTIAVDTHIFRVSNRTGLAPGKNVLEVERKLEKVVPREYALDAHHWLILHGRYVCVARKPKCPVCGIADLCEFRQKTPVSQA, encoded by the coding sequence ATGAACCCGACCAAGCGCCGCGAGATCTTCCACCGCCTGCAGACCGCCAATCCGACCCCGACGACGGAGCTGGAGTATGAAACCCCATTCCAGCTGCTGATCGCCGTGCTGCTGTCGGCCCAGGCCACCGACAAGTCGGTGAACCTGGCCACGCGCAAGTTCTTTCCCCGACACGGTACGCCCGAAGGGCTGCTGGCCCTGGGCGAGGAAGGCGTGGCCGACTTCATCAAGACCATCGGGCTGTTCCGCACCAAGGCGAAGAACGTCATCGCCACCTGCGAAAAGCTGCTGCGCGAGCACGACGGCCAGGTGCCGCGCGACCGCGAGGCGCTGGAAGCCCTGCCGGGCGTGGGCCGCAAGACCGCCAACGTCGTGCTGAACACGGCCTTCGGCGAGCCCACCATCGCCGTGGACACCCACATCTTCCGCGTCAGCAACCGCACGGGCCTGGCGCCCGGCAAGAACGTGCTGGAGGTGGAGCGCAAGCTGGAGAAGGTCGTCCCCAGGGAATATGCCCTGGACGCGCACCACTGGCTGATCCTGCACGGGCGCTATGTCTGCGTGGCGCGCAAGCCCAAATGCCCGGTGTGCGGCATCGCCGACCTGTGCGAATTCCGCCAGAAAACGCCGGTATCCCAGGCGTAA